The DNA segment ggaataaaaatattcttaagtttacccGGAAATCCGTggttaatcgaaggaaatttgacgatGCGTGCAggtttgtacggcgtttttcctttgtgtGGCATTTTTGTACTCTTCTCTgttatgctaaggaagaacgccgtatgaaaattcgagagttgccaaatttcccttgataaaacatatgTATTTAGATAAaactcatgcatatttttccttgaaaatttcagatatttcagattaactTCCGTAAAcgattgtctgaaaatttttgaagataatattagcaattttcctagtaaattcggtttttatcggaggaaacttggcaacgtctgaagactcatacggtgcactgagaaaaaaagttcggtaaatccgaactagtttggatcatatggaaccacgattttgttcggtacacacaaccgaattattcggtctgttcaaccgaattgttcggtttgtgcaaccgaacaattacagttcggttcagtggaccgaaaagttcggctgagcagaccaaataattcggtcgtgtgtaccgaacaaaatcttggttccatatgaaccaaactagttcggatttaccgaactttttttctcagtgtgttcttccttagcacggcagtattgttcgtTCTTACCTTCCGTCTCAGGCGAGATCGTCACTTTAACCTCTGTGATGGTAGTGGCCCCACTATTGCCATTATCCTTGCTGTCCTTCTTATCGGCTTCAGACATCGGCCGTTCCTCAGGCTCCTTCCTGACCTCGGGAACCTGAACCCCCACCCTGATCGGCGGACTCTTGGCCTCCGGCGCCGCCCGGGGCGTGATGCAGACGATGTCGAGATCGTCCTCGCTGGAGGCGTCGCTGTCGACGGTGGCGGCTGCGGAGTTGGCCGGCGACTCCTTGAGGTGGGTCTTGAGATCGTCCAGGAAGTCGATGACCCGTGGCGAGGGTAGCGGGCGGCAGTTGATCGGAGGGGGCGGCGCCCTCTTCTTCCGCTTGGCCTTCGGGCTGTCCTGGATCTTGACGCCGCGCACGGTCAGGTTCTGACCCATGTACGGCTGCGTCGGCGAGGTATGTTGCTTGAACGCCAGCTCGAACATCCCTGTGTCGGCGTACTTGTCTTCGCGCCGGTCGATCACCACTGTCAAAGAGAAAGGTAAGTGTTACATTCGATCAGTTAAACACactaatgttaaaaaaaaaaaaaaaaaaaaaaaaaaaaaaaaaaaaaaaaaagtaaatgcaCTGTTAAGaagccgtccataaattacgtcacccaagtagggggtggggggagggtcTAGTGGTGGATGATGGTGAATGTCGGAGAATTAAGAGGAGAAGGGGTCAAGCCAAGGATGACATAAGCTTTCCTGAAGGCAAACAGGCTGAAAGGGCTGCGATAGGATTGTGGAAATGCtcccttttttacctttttagaGATGGTTGGGATTGCGCAAATTTTTCCGGTACCAAAAACTGACATGTTTGGgcaaatattcaatattcaacgaggaagcgttaatctggcaaccttgataatttgtggtagataactacatcgcggaagactgttcattccctCCTCGCATTTACAggcatgtctctcttcgatggataCCCCTCACAGCACGAATGGCCCAGAGAGCTTTcatagacatttaaaaagtaaactaGGGGCCTGTGGCTGCTTGcaatcgtagaacaaccatgttcaagttttttaagagatgaatgcGAATGGATTCCAAACCCGACGGATGCACCCGAAAGcaagcgtatatttatctctaATTGCAACGTAAtgcaccacttttatgttttattttcaataaatgttaaaaagctacacacagtttttcctgaaaagtttccgcgaatttaccttaatgatataaaataagaagaagaagaagaagatataaaataaaagggttgaaaattttgacacgATATTTACATTCGTTCTATTTCCTTTTAAtgtggccaaaaaaaaattatatatcatccgagtttctgaatagttgcaatgaggatacatatttcccctttaattatggtaaaaaatggagcagaaagtcaagaatgatgacatgCAGTCTtacagcattcctacagtcttttaggcgctaatatgcgtgtcCACGGCGCGGTCTGGCAGTTGGCGCGCGCCAACAGCCAGACTGCCTGACTGACTGGTGACTGCActacgtttggcgcaatgcgagaagtattcatgcagtcttgcaggcgctaatatatacGTGTAACGGCGCggcggccgcactgtgtttggcgcgattattcgaactcgcttTAGAATTATTACGACATCAAATAATAAAGcataaaaggcccatgttgcgTCTcgacgccgtataaacattccaacgttgcctcgtttctcccgctTAAATATTTtgttccgagaaaagttaggaaaatgCTTTATACCCACGACTATTATTCAATCTGTTCTCTTCATTTatcatcgatgacttgtcaacaaactaacgtATACTAGCGTTAATataaaatgcgtttattttccaactgtttcctgttttgccaaacttctaccttaaattaactttattTTCAACTGGCGCATTCCTGTatcagatgttaaggtttctattcgcgtGATCCTTGTGCTTCTCTCGTGCAATCCTGCTTGTGCCTTTTTCGCGTAATCTTCATATATTTTATTAGAACTTTCGCTCTATCCTGGATTACCGACCGAAAATGCTTGTTTGaggaaggatttttttttcatttttttccaacaaataattccattttttctcaAAGCAATAAAGTTTGcattgttcaatttttcagcagtAATATATTCGCCCTTATTTTCGCCTTTTCCTTCGTCCCTTTAATCTTTTTCGTTTTGAAAGAACACAACATATATGTCATACTCAATAAAATACATTAATCGTGTTCTTAACGCTGCAGACTATATCTACTGacttttatcgattttctgcgTTTTCCCTAGAAAGAATATTGTGGTTGAAGAGATTGAGTTGAATACACTAGCAGGTTTTCCCCGACTAAGATGTAATTCGACTGTCGAACGGCTGAAatgtgtgaaattttgagcaattATTTGAAACCCCTGCAAGATATCGGTTATGCAATATGAGTTCCTCCAATGTTGCAATTGCAACATTAAGCATTATATGTATTGTTAAAACGCAGTACATGCAATGAATAAATCTAACCTTTGACGACATCCTCTAAGACTTGCGCGCACATCCGTGCTGTGACGCTGGTGCTGGCGGCCATGCAAGGACTTGAGTTGATTTCGATGAGCCAAGGGAAGAAATCGTTAGCGAGCATAAAATCAGCTCCGAAAAGTTCGAAGCAGTTTTTCCGCTGATCCATCTGATCTTGCGACGCAAGCAGTGTTCCGACGATCCCTTCCCGCATTCCCGGGTATATCACAGTCTCCCACAGCCCTGCTTGTCCTATCGTCCTGCAATTATCACACTTAATTTAGCACTGGGGTtatttggagaatatttctcctccaaatAATTTGCACTGAACTTGCGGTGGTTACCAACATTTGTTACCAAGATTTAGGCGAACAACTCGTAGCAATCACCAACGACTTTTAATCACTACCCTGCTGAGTGCTGATAATAACGAGTGGGAACAGGtgtatcctgccgtgctaaggaagaacgccgtatgaacattaaagagttgccaaatttccttttataaaatgtttatttttgaggaaggttgtgcatatttttcctcgaaattttctggaactttagAACAACATAcgaggaaaattctctgaaaaattgaaaaaaaatattcataagattaccagggaattcttgttttatgaaagaaaatttgacaacgcctggaggttcatacggcgtttttccttagcactgcagtatgGTATATAAAATATCTATTGGAAATGATCTAATGATATCACTTAAATATCTACTGATACGATTAAAAAAGCTATTAATACCATTAGGGTCGTACTCGTTTCAGGCAAATTGATATAAGTAGAGATCAAACTAATATAACAGGACATTCAAAGGGACGTTAATTTGCAGCATGTGTTATCTCTGAAACTAATCACtacattcatttttatttttttaattttttaacgagAAAATTAAACGTGTCGAAAATTTAGATATCGTGAGAAATGGACCTGGAAGAAGCCTGGAAATTGACTTCATTCTACCACCTTTGCACCTTTGGCTAAAAATTCGTCACTGTAGAAATTCTACCGGACTTGTGTTATGAAGGAAGTACGGGGTAAATAAAGTATGTGAAAGCAAGTAAAATACCTTAAATAAGTCTGGAATGTGTAGCAGTCCCACATATTCTCGTCCGGTAAATTTTTGTCTCTTTCGCCATTTTTATACTTGCATTGAACTGCATTGTTACTTAAATGTATCGactcgtgcatatttttcagggaaaatgattgTGAACAAAATCGCAGGTAACTCTCTCTGAAACATTCATTTAagaacaaattaatgaaaaataatggatttgaatgattaaaaaagtttgaaggaggagaaaaatttacaataaataaaggttgttaaatttcaaaatcagtCCAACTTTATTTTAAGTCCAAGACTGATAACACCTCAGATCTTACGAATTCATGAATATGTTTCGTATAATTCATATCAACAGAGATATTTAAGCAATAAGCGCTGCTAAATAATTATCACACATTGCTGGAAGACACTTATATGATACATATTCTAACATTCTTTGCTTTATCTTAGGCAATAAGCTATTCTGATACGTTTTCTTGCGGTTATAGTTTCCATCAGCAGAATGCGAGAAAAAACACCGAGAGattaaaaattagagaaataaATGATAAGATGAAGCACTTACTTGTACATCCAAATGGTCAATGGATAAATATTTGTTACAAGAAACCACTGCCGAAtatcaaattttgtgttgtaaaTTAAAAGTGGCTTTtctgaaagaaaggaagaaaattaagagtcaaataaaataaagtgcTTTAATGCTACATGATGAAGCAAAACTCACACAATGAAACAATTGTTTCGTCAATACTGGATATTAATCagagagtacatagagtcgtaatgcaaatgggagagctggcgccatgctTTGGTCGACGATCGAGTTCCGCATTGCTTTTGgtgcaatgcaagaagtattcaagtagtcttgtaggcgctaacatgcgtgTGACGCCGACCGGACCGCACCATTGGGCGCAACGCATGTAGTATTCCtgcagccttgcaggcgctgatatgagttcgACGCCgatcgcaccgtgtttggcgcgatcaTTCGAATTTgcgttaggataatcgcggcatcgaacaaTGGGTTCTAAAAGGCCCAtatcgccgtatgagcactccaaagttgcctcgtttctcccgagaaattattttctctaagaaaagttaggaaagttctgtaTGCTCGCTTTTTTATATTGAATTTATCATTAAACAAAGTACAAAAAGCACTCGGGCACTCATTGCCGCGGACAGTCAAATCACCAGCGGATCGGGAAAAAAAGCGCccggaaataatgaaaaatcgcTCATCTCCCGACGGGACGAACgggataatcgatctttcaaaGAGAACAAGCGGCGCGGGACCCGCCGCGCGATCCCTCTATTTTTCGGCCATCGGGGGACCGGGAGGTCAAATCGGTACCACCCGCGCCCGTATCGGCCTGCCGGTCCCCGCTGAAATTTGACCCGAAGGATCGGGATTACGgaattatacagggttattcaaaagtcacgcaccactggccataactttagttctaattatgatatcaaCTAGCGGAAGGCTTTGCAATATGACTTCCTcctatcgagggggaaacttttttaaagtactttccagtttttgatccccaaggggggggggggcactcaaaaatttcaaatggctaCCCTTCTAGtgaccagtggtgcgtgacttttgaataatcCTGTATAATGTGATGATAGGAATACATATTTCAAATACAAACCTATATATTTTTGAACAACATATCGGGGATCTTTAGAATTGATGTTACTAATTCTGGCAAGTATGTCCTCCAATTTTGGCGTGACTTGAATGCCTCGTCCTCGGGATTTGGCGGCAGGTTTCACGATCCAAATATTGTGGACACCGTCCAGGTGCCATTGCGGCCAGAAAGGCTGAATGGATTCAACCGTGTGTTTACTACAAGTGTAAATTGCCTGCACATGAAAACAAAGAATTATACGTTATCAATTAACACGCCCTTCAAATGTATCTCTTATTTGTATGCTTGTGTGTATtttggtaacgttgcatggtgtcaacgattatggtgtcaacaaacccaaaatctgatcatggagtcaacgattgttaaCGTCTtgctcaggcagtaaaacgcaaaaatgggtcCTGAGCAatgtgtcaacgatcatggtgtcaacaaacagaaaaatatcttccttatgAGTACAATTAGAAAATTTAGTGTACAGGAGAGGTTTAGGTCACGTATAGTTAGATTAGGTTTTTActaaaggaaatctggcaacgtctaaaagctcatgaggcgttcttcctcagtacagCAGTATTAAAAACCCAAGTGGCGCCATTCTAGGGTCCAGTATTAGGGTCGTTTTGTCCGTGTTTCGTGGAAACTTTACGTCACAGTTTTTTAGACGACGACTGAAAAATACTCACATTGATTTGATTGACAGTTGCTGAAACAAAAGGCACGTTGTCATGAACGAGAAGGTAGTACCAAGTGAGGAATTGGTCCCATTGGTGGTCCCAAACTTTGGCATGATCCCGCTGGTCTATGTCCTCATGTTGTCGCACACAAATCAGCTCCGCGCATCGTCGTGCAGCGAACTCCACCGCGCACAATGGTACCTTGGCACATACAATTATCATCAATTATAGATGGAGTCGTCACAAATGGACTATTAAAGAGGACACGTCATCGTGACACAtaaaagaaagttttttttttatgaaacggGAAAGATTCGAGTAATGCAGGGTcgcatgaaacgtaagagagaaatgaaacattggaaatttcagtgaaatatttcatgaaattccacgaggctgggaaatatttcatatttttcaggagctagggtaggtatgcaacccgcactcaaagacacaaaaatagaagaaagtcacaatttttacattttgcgaaacatgaaacggatccaatatttttcgatatctttcataaatttctgaaatttcatgcaatatttcacgtgaaatttcaaaattttatttttcatggagtTTTGCCACCCTGGATTAACGTCATGCCAGTTTGTCTTCAATTTCAGTGcataggcaacacgagctcctaCATGGTTGAACAGTGGTATCGTTGTGAAATGGCATGGTCACTTAAAGGACACTCAAAACATAAATTGGAAGACGTCACGTTAACGCCGTATCagttttccatcaattttgtGGATAGGCAATGCATTCTCCTGCGTGGTTGAATAGTGTTTTTATGTGATTCATGTTTTCATCGGCACTAGCCGAAAGCAATGGTGGTTTCGAGCCGCACAGGGGTTTCGGGAGGTAGAGCACCGTTTCTAAAGCGAAAAACCATACTTGCattgaagtttttgatgaggCTTGTCCTTCAGAAGCAGCACTTCAAAAGTTTAACAGAGAAAGCCACGTAGCATCGAATAAGAGAGGAAAACTTGAGCGCTAAGTgttgttactgaaattgaccCATCTTAAAAAACAACGAACTCACTAAACAACTTCTTAGTTCAAGTCTCGccgaaatgaaagaaaatgtgTCACAACGTTGAAAGGCctagtgactcttcatagctcctagtGTCACCTCCTGGCGGTAGAGCCCGAATATTTTCCAGCGTTGTCGAGTTAAAGCAAAATCCCAGTTTTTTGGGGTCCCTCCTCGtagatcgcaaattcctgacacatgcatgAGATCCATTCAGACGCTTTCTACATATGTAGATTCTTCATAGGGGTCTAGTAGGAATACATATGTAGATTGGCCACTTACTTTGCCTTCATCGGTGAAGAAGTCAGGCCTTTCGTCGTCGATGGACTGAACGACGAAACGGAGGAGGCTGTGGCAGGCCGTGAGTCGGAAATCGTGGATGAAAGCGTTCAGCTCATCCGTGCTCGTGATGTTGTAGCACCGCGGGAAGAGGATATTCGCCACGCCACTCTCGCAGAACCATTGGATTTGCTGCAGGTTATCACACAATCCAACCTACCAAAACATAGTATGTCAACATTCATAACTTGCAAACAGAGACTCTACTCTTTCTGCGAAGATatgtttattcatttttttctcagatctATTAACCCCAGTTTGACAGATTTGGTCTTATCGGCCCTTACATGGGTAAGTTG comes from the Bemisia tabaci chromosome 7, PGI_BMITA_v3 genome and includes:
- the LOC109032760 gene encoding tubulin monoglycylase TTLL3 isoform X1; this encodes MAPSQDVVEAEVRPRRRPRGSSLSLSGSESEAPPRPATSPAPWPPQKTLLRFKSPSCSQLSLGSSGGSADSGLGSSVTSAEASPRSSVCSGESRCSTSCACPFRPRKQGRPPAPAERRENAISNKLKHLKMLVDKAIKWHKTFTILGPFSSVRESLKLRGWVEKYGDGQLRPQPAESCKTGSGSGSSGSSCSPGGSLHPNLTPEQREALLVTRLLRDASVDLLWTMHNHIIDWKQLDKSTIVSRFPRAYFTTKVGLCDNLQQIQWFCESGVANILFPRCYNITSTDELNAFIHDFRLTACHSLLRFVVQSIDDERPDFFTDEGKVPLCAVEFAARRCAELICVRQHEDIDQRDHAKVWDHQWDQFLTWYYLLVHDNVPFVSATVNQINAIYTCSKHTVESIQPFWPQWHLDGVHNIWIVKPAAKSRGRGIQVTPKLEDILARISNINSKDPRYVVQKYIEKPLLIYNTKFDIRQWFLVTNIYPLTIWMYKESYLRFCSQSFSLKNMHESIHLSNNAVQCKYKNGERDKNLPDENMWDCYTFQTYLRTIGQAGLWETVIYPGMREGIVGTLLASQDQMDQRKNCFELFGADFMLANDFFPWLIEINSSPCMAASTSVTARMCAQVLEDVVKVVIDRREDKYADTGMFELAFKQHTSPTQPYMGQNLTVRGVKIQDSPKAKRKKRAPPPPINCRPLPSPRVIDFLDDLKTHLKESPANSAAATVDSDASSEDDLDIVCITPRAAPEAKSPPIRVGVQVPEVRKEPEERPMSEADKKDSKDNGNSGATTITEVKVTISPETEDVIRNDNEVEESVESLTESTGVSPRSPRSPRNKNKVWNSKDIADQIEMLSKWKQKMRETRVNCEEVITNLHHITNHSPRHGQRQEQDAGRVQTQTRDTATEKPASRKRLLEKLPTVRRGTVARRHGHRECAKLPATAPTMKSGQRKHTLPRIARKRPEPQSESDDVNNNLYAVGMSLKSLKIVTKDQIVLPPSYEFANHLTVPEILQN
- the LOC109032760 gene encoding tubulin glycylase 3A isoform X3; this encodes MPGCDTLEQSLSSDRCRRLENELRKTGSGSGSSGSSCSPGGSLHPNLTPEQREALLVTRLLRDASVDLLWTMHNHIIDWKQLDKSTIVSRFPRAYFTTKVGLCDNLQQIQWFCESGVANILFPRCYNITSTDELNAFIHDFRLTACHSLLRFVVQSIDDERPDFFTDEGKVPLCAVEFAARRCAELICVRQHEDIDQRDHAKVWDHQWDQFLTWYYLLVHDNVPFVSATVNQINAIYTCSKHTVESIQPFWPQWHLDGVHNIWIVKPAAKSRGRGIQVTPKLEDILARISNINSKDPRYVVQKYIEKPLLIYNTKFDIRQWFLVTNIYPLTIWMYKESYLRFCSQSFSLKNMHESIHLSNNAVQCKYKNGERDKNLPDENMWDCYTFQTYLRTIGQAGLWETVIYPGMREGIVGTLLASQDQMDQRKNCFELFGADFMLANDFFPWLIEINSSPCMAASTSVTARMCAQVLEDVVKVVIDRREDKYADTGMFELAFKQHTSPTQPYMGQNLTVRGVKIQDSPKAKRKKRAPPPPINCRPLPSPRVIDFLDDLKTHLKESPANSAAATVDSDASSEDDLDIVCITPRAAPEAKSPPIRVGVQVPEVRKEPEERPMSEADKKDSKDNGNSGATTITEVKVTISPETEDVIRNDNEVEESVESLTESTGVSPRSPRSPRNKNKVWNSKDIADQIEMLSKWKQKMRETRVNCEEVITNLHHITNHSPRHGQRQEQDAGRVQTQTRDTATEKPASRKRLLEKLPTVRRGTVARRHGHRECAKLPATAPTMKSGQRKHTLPRIARKRPEPQSESDDVNNNLYAVGMSLKSLKIVTKDQIVLPPSYEFANHLTVPEILQN
- the LOC109032760 gene encoding tubulin glycylase 3A isoform X4, with the protein product MSTIQTHKGKTGSGSGSSGSSCSPGGSLHPNLTPEQREALLVTRLLRDASVDLLWTMHNHIIDWKQLDKSTIVSRFPRAYFTTKVGLCDNLQQIQWFCESGVANILFPRCYNITSTDELNAFIHDFRLTACHSLLRFVVQSIDDERPDFFTDEGKVPLCAVEFAARRCAELICVRQHEDIDQRDHAKVWDHQWDQFLTWYYLLVHDNVPFVSATVNQINAIYTCSKHTVESIQPFWPQWHLDGVHNIWIVKPAAKSRGRGIQVTPKLEDILARISNINSKDPRYVVQKYIEKPLLIYNTKFDIRQWFLVTNIYPLTIWMYKESYLRFCSQSFSLKNMHESIHLSNNAVQCKYKNGERDKNLPDENMWDCYTFQTYLRTIGQAGLWETVIYPGMREGIVGTLLASQDQMDQRKNCFELFGADFMLANDFFPWLIEINSSPCMAASTSVTARMCAQVLEDVVKVVIDRREDKYADTGMFELAFKQHTSPTQPYMGQNLTVRGVKIQDSPKAKRKKRAPPPPINCRPLPSPRVIDFLDDLKTHLKESPANSAAATVDSDASSEDDLDIVCITPRAAPEAKSPPIRVGVQVPEVRKEPEERPMSEADKKDSKDNGNSGATTITEVKVTISPETEDVIRNDNEVEESVESLTESTGVSPRSPRSPRNKNKVWNSKDIADQIEMLSKWKQKMRETRVNCEEVITNLHHITNHSPRHGQRQEQDAGRVQTQTRDTATEKPASRKRLLEKLPTVRRGTVARRHGHRECAKLPATAPTMKSGQRKHTLPRIARKRPEPQSESDDVNNNLYAVGMSLKSLKIVTKDQIVLPPSYEFANHLTVPEILQN
- the LOC109032760 gene encoding tubulin glycylase 3A isoform X5, with the translated sequence MKFCKTGSGSGSSGSSCSPGGSLHPNLTPEQREALLVTRLLRDASVDLLWTMHNHIIDWKQLDKSTIVSRFPRAYFTTKVGLCDNLQQIQWFCESGVANILFPRCYNITSTDELNAFIHDFRLTACHSLLRFVVQSIDDERPDFFTDEGKVPLCAVEFAARRCAELICVRQHEDIDQRDHAKVWDHQWDQFLTWYYLLVHDNVPFVSATVNQINAIYTCSKHTVESIQPFWPQWHLDGVHNIWIVKPAAKSRGRGIQVTPKLEDILARISNINSKDPRYVVQKYIEKPLLIYNTKFDIRQWFLVTNIYPLTIWMYKESYLRFCSQSFSLKNMHESIHLSNNAVQCKYKNGERDKNLPDENMWDCYTFQTYLRTIGQAGLWETVIYPGMREGIVGTLLASQDQMDQRKNCFELFGADFMLANDFFPWLIEINSSPCMAASTSVTARMCAQVLEDVVKVVIDRREDKYADTGMFELAFKQHTSPTQPYMGQNLTVRGVKIQDSPKAKRKKRAPPPPINCRPLPSPRVIDFLDDLKTHLKESPANSAAATVDSDASSEDDLDIVCITPRAAPEAKSPPIRVGVQVPEVRKEPEERPMSEADKKDSKDNGNSGATTITEVKVTISPETEDVIRNDNEVEESVESLTESTGVSPRSPRSPRNKNKVWNSKDIADQIEMLSKWKQKMRETRVNCEEVITNLHHITNHSPRHGQRQEQDAGRVQTQTRDTATEKPASRKRLLEKLPTVRRGTVARRHGHRECAKLPATAPTMKSGQRKHTLPRIARKRPEPQSESDDVNNNLYAVGMSLKSLKIVTKDQIVLPPSYEFANHLTVPEILQN
- the LOC109032760 gene encoding tubulin glycylase 3A isoform X2, with product MSSWHKTFTILGPFSSVRESLKLRGWVEKYGDGQLRPQPAESCKTGSGSGSSGSSCSPGGSLHPNLTPEQREALLVTRLLRDASVDLLWTMHNHIIDWKQLDKSTIVSRFPRAYFTTKVGLCDNLQQIQWFCESGVANILFPRCYNITSTDELNAFIHDFRLTACHSLLRFVVQSIDDERPDFFTDEGKVPLCAVEFAARRCAELICVRQHEDIDQRDHAKVWDHQWDQFLTWYYLLVHDNVPFVSATVNQINAIYTCSKHTVESIQPFWPQWHLDGVHNIWIVKPAAKSRGRGIQVTPKLEDILARISNINSKDPRYVVQKYIEKPLLIYNTKFDIRQWFLVTNIYPLTIWMYKESYLRFCSQSFSLKNMHESIHLSNNAVQCKYKNGERDKNLPDENMWDCYTFQTYLRTIGQAGLWETVIYPGMREGIVGTLLASQDQMDQRKNCFELFGADFMLANDFFPWLIEINSSPCMAASTSVTARMCAQVLEDVVKVVIDRREDKYADTGMFELAFKQHTSPTQPYMGQNLTVRGVKIQDSPKAKRKKRAPPPPINCRPLPSPRVIDFLDDLKTHLKESPANSAAATVDSDASSEDDLDIVCITPRAAPEAKSPPIRVGVQVPEVRKEPEERPMSEADKKDSKDNGNSGATTITEVKVTISPETEDVIRNDNEVEESVESLTESTGVSPRSPRSPRNKNKVWNSKDIADQIEMLSKWKQKMRETRVNCEEVITNLHHITNHSPRHGQRQEQDAGRVQTQTRDTATEKPASRKRLLEKLPTVRRGTVARRHGHRECAKLPATAPTMKSGQRKHTLPRIARKRPEPQSESDDVNNNLYAVGMSLKSLKIVTKDQIVLPPSYEFANHLTVPEILQN